The following coding sequences lie in one Elusimicrobiota bacterium genomic window:
- a CDS encoding 2-isopropylmalate synthase — protein sequence MLKFNKYRRTLEQEEYHYELHDVKEPNLYRDVFPYSEIPKITFNNRVVPMAPPEEIWITDTTFRDGQQALTPFSIEQIVELYDLMHRLGGPSGIIRQTEFFIYSDKDKQAMRKCQEKGYKYPEITSWIRATKSDFHLVKEMGLKETGILTSSSDYHIFLKLKKTRKEALEMYLDIVRAALEEGIVPRCHFEDITRADFYGFVVPFASELMKLSKEAKLPVKIRACDTLGFGVAYPGASLPRNVNGIMYGLMQLAGVPSEWLEWHGHNDFYRGLTNATFAWLYGCSGINGTLLGIGERTGNTPIEALCIEYVALRGTTDGMDLSVITEIAKYFEETIGYKIPPMQPFVGAHFNVTRAGIHADGLLKDQEIYNVFDTEAILKRPP from the coding sequence ATGTTAAAATTCAATAAATATAGAAGGACGCTTGAGCAGGAAGAATACCATTATGAACTTCATGATGTAAAGGAACCAAACCTTTATAGGGACGTTTTTCCCTATTCCGAGATACCAAAAATAACTTTCAATAATCGTGTAGTTCCTATGGCGCCTCCGGAAGAAATATGGATAACCGATACGACTTTCAGAGACGGCCAGCAGGCTCTAACTCCGTTTTCAATTGAACAAATAGTGGAGCTATATGATTTGATGCATCGTCTTGGAGGTCCCAGCGGTATAATAAGACAGACAGAATTTTTTATTTATTCAGACAAAGATAAGCAAGCGATGAGAAAATGCCAGGAAAAAGGATATAAGTATCCTGAAATAACTTCCTGGATCAGGGCTACAAAAAGCGATTTTCATCTTGTAAAAGAAATGGGGCTTAAAGAAACGGGGATTCTGACCTCAAGTTCAGATTATCATATATTCCTGAAATTAAAAAAAACTCGCAAAGAAGCGCTTGAAATGTATCTTGACATTGTTCGTGCCGCGCTTGAGGAAGGAATAGTTCCTAGATGCCATTTTGAAGATATAACTAGGGCTGATTTTTATGGTTTTGTTGTGCCTTTCGCTTCTGAATTGATGAAACTTTCTAAAGAGGCAAAGCTTCCCGTAAAAATCCGCGCCTGCGATACTCTTGGTTTTGGGGTTGCATATCCCGGGGCATCGTTGCCAAGAAATGTTAACGGAATAATGTACGGTCTCATGCAGCTTGCGGGAGTTCCGTCAGAATGGCTTGAGTGGCACGGCCATAATGATTTTTACCGAGGCCTTACTAACGCGACATTTGCATGGCTTTACGGATGCAGCGGTATTAACGGAACACTTTTAGGTATCGGAGAGCGGACCGGCAACACCCCGATTGAAGCTCTTTGTATTGAATATGTTGCTTTAAGGGGAACTACTGACGGAATGGACCTTTCAGTAATAACCGAGATCGCAAAATATTTTGAAGAAACAATTGGTTACAAGATTCCTCCTATGCAGCCGTTCGTGGGGGCGCATTTTAATGTTACAAGAGCCGGTATTCATGCCGACGGGCTTCTTAAGGATCAAGAGATTTATAATGTGTTTGACACTGAAGCGATACTTAAAAGGCCTCCCGA
- a CDS encoding CBS domain-containing protein, whose product MLKARDIMTKNVITISPDKTLDEAIKILVDNKISGMPVCDDKKKVLGMISEKDVLNFIFSGNTKTTTVGEAMSKEIISFNSDTDIDKLSLVMSEKKIRRVPIIDDGVLVGIVSRRSIIKIVLDMPK is encoded by the coding sequence ATGCTTAAAGCTCGCGACATTATGACCAAAAATGTAATTACAATAAGTCCCGACAAGACGCTTGATGAAGCGATTAAAATTCTTGTTGACAACAAGATTTCCGGAATGCCGGTCTGTGATGATAAGAAAAAAGTTTTAGGTATGATTTCGGAAAAAGATGTTTTAAACTTTATTTTCAGCGGCAATACTAAAACAACAACTGTTGGAGAGGCAATGAGCAAAGAAATAATAAGTTTTAATTCAGATACGGATATCGATAAATTGAGCCTGGTAATGAGTGAGAAAAAGATACGCCGGGTTCCCATTATAGACGACGGGGTGCTGGTGGGAATTGTTTCAAGACGAAGCATAATCAAAATTGTTTTGGATATGCCGAAGTAA
- a CDS encoding metallophosphoesterase — protein MLVGLISDSYENMPFIRKAVEYLNKNKADIVLHAGDIISPITIKEFEKLNSKMIAVFGNNDGEKKMWRERIKNIGEIHDTPFELVIGGKKILLTHSPENLKVLAESNKYDIIVYGHTHKPDNRMVGKALVVNPGELGGWLYGKITIGLLKIPELKTEILELQ, from the coding sequence ATGCTTGTAGGGCTTATTTCAGACAGCTATGAAAATATGCCGTTTATTAGAAAAGCGGTTGAGTATTTAAATAAAAATAAAGCGGATATTGTTTTGCATGCAGGAGATATTATCTCGCCGATTACAATTAAAGAATTTGAAAAGCTGAACAGTAAAATGATTGCGGTTTTCGGAAATAACGACGGCGAGAAAAAAATGTGGCGCGAAAGAATAAAAAATATCGGGGAAATTCACGATACTCCTTTTGAGCTGGTTATCGGAGGAAAAAAAATTCTTTTGACTCATTCTCCTGAAAATCTAAAGGTTTTGGCTGAAAGCAATAAATATGACATAATAGTTTACGGGCACACGCATAAACCGGACAACCGGATGGTAGGAAAAGCTCTTGTGGTTAATCCCGGTGAACTAGGCGGCTGGTTGTACGGAAAAATCACTATCGGTCTTTTAAAGATTCCTGAACTAAAAACAGAGATTCTGGAGCTTCAGTAA
- a CDS encoding NifU family protein → MRDKVEKAIAKIRPHLQMDGGDIELVDVSADGVVKVRLKGACSGCPMSALTMQNGVARVLKEEVPEIKEVQAV, encoded by the coding sequence ATGAGAGATAAAGTAGAAAAAGCTATAGCGAAAATACGCCCTCATCTTCAGATGGACGGAGGCGATATTGAACTGGTTGACGTAAGCGCTGACGGAGTGGTGAAAGTCAGGCTTAAAGGGGCGTGCAGCGGTTGTCCCATGTCCGCATTGACTATGCAAAACGGTGTAGCCAGGGTATTAAAAGAGGAAGTCCCCGAAATTAAGGAAGTGCAGGCCGTATAG
- a CDS encoding thioesterase family protein has translation MKNELMIRVPYADTDQMGMVYYSNYLVYFERGRTEWLRNHGLTYRDLEAKGVYIPVIEANCKYISPARYDDEIKVVTKVSDVGPASVEFSYEIFSKDKLITKGKTRHPLVNSSFKPIRLPDEIQKVFEKAL, from the coding sequence ATGAAGAATGAATTAATGATTCGCGTGCCATATGCCGATACTGACCAAATGGGTATGGTTTATTATTCAAATTATCTTGTTTATTTTGAGCGCGGGAGAACCGAATGGCTGAGAAATCACGGTCTTACTTACCGCGATTTGGAAGCAAAAGGCGTATATATTCCGGTTATTGAAGCCAACTGTAAATATATTTCCCCGGCCCGTTACGATGATGAAATAAAAGTTGTTACTAAAGTCTCTGATGTGGGGCCCGCTTCCGTTGAATTTTCGTATGAAATATTCAGCAAAGATAAGCTGATAACAAAAGGAAAGACGAGACATCCTTTGGTAAACAGCAGCTTTAAGCCGATTCGTTTACCGGATGAAATACAAAAAGTATTTGAAAAAGCCCTGTAA
- a CDS encoding zinc ribbon domain-containing protein: MPIYEYLCNKCKEKFEKLIIEKGNTVKCPKCGSAEVEKQFSSFSGGSSKKTAKASCPSGGCCPGCNLN; the protein is encoded by the coding sequence ATGCCTATTTATGAGTATCTTTGCAATAAATGTAAAGAAAAATTTGAGAAACTTATTATTGAAAAAGGAAACACCGTAAAATGCCCGAAATGCGGATCGGCCGAAGTTGAAAAACAGTTCTCGTCTTTTTCCGGAGGCAGTTCAAAAAAGACGGCCAAAGCATCCTGCCCAAGCGGAGGGTGTTGCCCGGGATGTAATTTAAATTAG